A stretch of Paenibacillus mucilaginosus 3016 DNA encodes these proteins:
- a CDS encoding PhnE/PtxC family ABC transporter permease, which translates to MAARHIRKIPIAHKATQRQQRMLGIVSLLLLGISLYFAELDVKQLAAGLDRLPAIGKQLAQLSFANAGELLRELVTSIIVAFLSVIFSVAAALFLAFLVAENTAPNRLVGRSLNAVFVIIRTIPTTIWVLLAVASMGFGPMAGVLGLMFPTASYLIRTFAAQIEEAGGETIEAIRSVGGTWWHVIAKGMLPTLLTAFLATTAFRFEISVAESVILGMVGAGGIGSLLQGYISYYQFADLSLGILMVFFTMFLLEMGTVRIRKRIAKQG; encoded by the coding sequence ATGGCCGCACGCCATATTCGCAAAATTCCGATCGCCCACAAGGCCACACAGCGTCAGCAGCGGATGCTCGGGATCGTCTCGCTGCTCCTGCTCGGCATCAGCCTCTACTTCGCTGAGCTGGACGTGAAGCAGCTGGCGGCCGGACTGGACCGCCTGCCTGCTATCGGAAAACAGCTGGCACAGCTGTCGTTCGCCAATGCCGGGGAGCTGCTGCGCGAGCTCGTCACCTCCATTATCGTGGCCTTTCTGTCCGTGATCTTCAGCGTCGCCGCAGCGCTGTTCCTCGCTTTCCTGGTCGCGGAGAATACGGCACCGAACCGGCTGGTCGGACGAAGCCTGAACGCGGTGTTCGTCATTATCCGGACCATCCCGACGACAATCTGGGTGCTGCTTGCCGTCGCCAGCATGGGCTTCGGCCCGATGGCCGGCGTTCTGGGTCTCATGTTCCCTACTGCGTCGTACCTGATCCGGACCTTCGCTGCGCAGATTGAAGAAGCGGGCGGTGAGACCATCGAAGCGATCCGCTCCGTCGGCGGGACCTGGTGGCACGTCATCGCCAAGGGGATGCTTCCCACGCTGCTTACGGCCTTCCTTGCCACGACGGCGTTCCGCTTCGAAATCAGCGTGGCGGAATCGGTCATTCTCGGCATGGTCGGTGCAGGAGGGATCGGTTCGCTGCTGCAGGGCTACATCAGCTACTACCAGTTCGCGGACCTGTCGCTCGGCATTCTGATGGTATTCTTCACGATGTTCCTGCTGGAGATGGGAACCGTACGGATCCGCAAGCGGATCGCCAAACAAGGATAG